One Desulfonatronovibrio hydrogenovorans DSM 9292 DNA segment encodes these proteins:
- a CDS encoding dimethyl sulfoxide reductase anchor subunit family protein, with amino-acid sequence MNSMELPLVIFTVLSQAAIGLVIISSIRQFAAEGPAGNVRGEWLAALVLLLVGLTASLFHLGHPLGAVNAVKHLSNAWLSREAVGVSLFLALVIVGFFSIKDRLSPGLAALTAIIGLVALFFTAMTYAPPGYPAINNALPLVFFLLTAAVVGASVSSFFTSQEKIPLLRLILGGSLAISLVVYLTVPFVWLSGGTVMHQTGIEYLTSPLYWSRIIIGLALPLAGIWMSRSIPAWIPALVIIGEFMGRIAFFSLTLHASSNIGGL; translated from the coding sequence ATGAACAGCATGGAACTGCCACTGGTCATCTTTACGGTTTTGAGCCAGGCCGCCATCGGGCTGGTCATCATCAGCTCCATCCGGCAATTCGCTGCTGAAGGGCCGGCTGGCAACGTCCGGGGGGAATGGCTTGCAGCCCTGGTACTTCTCCTGGTGGGTTTAACAGCATCTCTGTTTCACCTTGGACATCCCCTGGGAGCTGTCAATGCCGTCAAACACCTGTCCAATGCATGGCTGAGCAGGGAAGCAGTCGGTGTATCCCTTTTCCTGGCATTAGTAATTGTGGGTTTTTTCAGCATAAAGGACAGGCTTAGCCCTGGTCTGGCCGCTCTGACCGCCATTATTGGGCTGGTGGCCCTGTTCTTTACAGCCATGACTTATGCTCCCCCTGGTTATCCGGCAATAAACAATGCCCTGCCTCTGGTATTTTTCCTGCTGACCGCAGCGGTTGTGGGCGCATCAGTGTCCAGCTTTTTCACCTCTCAGGAAAAAATTCCACTGCTCAGACTGATTCTGGGAGGTTCTCTGGCCATCAGCCTTGTGGTCTACCTGACCGTGCCCTTTGTCTGGCTGTCCGGAGGCACGGTCATGCATCAGACCGGCATTGAATACCTGACATCTCCACTTTACTGGTCCAGAATAATAATAGGGCTGGCCCTTCCATTGGCCGGTATCTGGATGAGCAGATCCATCCCGGCCTGGATCCCTGCTCTGGTGATTATCGGCGAGTTCATGGGCAGGATCGCCTTTTTCTCTCTGACCCTGCATGCCTCCAGCAATATCGGAGGACTTTAG
- a CDS encoding 4Fe-4S dicluster domain-containing protein yields the protein MRKQLGFYIDANRCIGCFTCAMACKNQYHQDIGVIWRQVYDLKTEIYPHRERAFYSLACNHCENPTCSNVCPVKAYYKRETDGVVVHEQEKCIGCGNCIRSCPYGAPRHNPVLRKAEKCSFCWERIDSGLEPACILSCPVDALQLIDLATFEEPNAVQYPPGFPKFTSLNPSVRFRVAQSPTVIRRKRL from the coding sequence ATGAGAAAACAACTGGGATTTTACATTGATGCCAATCGTTGCATCGGCTGCTTTACCTGTGCCATGGCCTGCAAGAATCAATATCATCAGGATATCGGAGTTATCTGGCGCCAGGTATATGACCTTAAGACTGAAATCTATCCGCACCGGGAACGGGCGTTTTACTCCCTGGCCTGCAATCACTGCGAGAACCCGACCTGTTCAAATGTCTGTCCGGTCAAGGCTTACTATAAACGTGAGACAGACGGGGTCGTGGTTCATGAACAGGAAAAATGTATCGGATGCGGTAATTGTATCCGATCCTGTCCCTATGGGGCACCTCGACACAATCCGGTCTTAAGAAAGGCTGAAAAATGCAGCTTCTGCTGGGAAAGGATCGACTCCGGACTTGAACCGGCATGTATTTTGTCCTGCCCGGTGGATGCCTTGCAGCTGATTGACCTGGCTACCTTTGAAGAGCCTAATGCAGTCCAGTATCCCCCGGGATTCCCAAAATTCACTTCTTTGAATCCATCGGTTCGTTTCCGGGTGGCCCAGTCTCCCACAGTAATAAGGAGGAAAAGACTATGA
- a CDS encoding molybdopterin-dependent oxidoreductase, with protein sequence MTGNNLEQIKKNLGCSMSRRKFLGCMAAMGVLASIPGSLLRPMDGQAGNGFEQGLEIFRNACPRNCYDTCSIKTFVKDGVIKYIEGAPESTFTDGGLCVKGYAYTRRPYSPDRIKYPMIQDQRGSGNWRRISWDQAMEIIAKKLIEINEKDGSMLGLALAKYSGNFGITNYAVEGMMTSLGYTTRLIGTPCWPAGIDAQNYDLGDMWCNDPEDMANARYLILWGANPAWNSVHSMKYIYAAQERGAKVVCIDPVLTQTAVKADVYWEVETSMDGALALGMARHILDQGLYDRDWVRNNSIGFDEFADYLRNEITVDWAAQKSGIPAEQIKNVAEEFATAKPASIWIGYGLQRHVNGGATVRSVDALVAMTGNVGKSGGGARYGHLRTWGFNYHALLQPRPEGSVGFLGADGPLGDFDFSGDKVDEYSDRPLNMNKTAEEILTTDEPPVRVLWVSCKNPLSQDFDRNKMVEAFKKPELIVSVEQFFTETVELSDIVLPVTTLFEEWTVNASYWHYWLSINEQAIKPMYETKSNTEIAAALSRKMNELKPGSCTYPTEIDPREWMIKEFNQGIYDLFGIDSWQDLKNGPAKAKMHPASWHDLKFGTPSGKYEFKSELCAEHGHQALPKFKEGRKPYDKLRLLTPHTKFGIHSQFVNLDWMEEYNPKPFCYLNPIAAESRGIKDGDQVKVFNKIGEVQLEVKLTDIVPPDVVMMYTAWFRNNPYNCQNLVDDTSSDMGAYKTGAPGVAIHGQFADVVKV encoded by the coding sequence ATGACCGGAAACAACCTCGAACAGATTAAGAAAAACCTGGGCTGCTCCATGAGCAGGAGGAAATTCCTCGGGTGCATGGCAGCCATGGGAGTGTTGGCCTCCATCCCTGGAAGCCTGCTCAGGCCCATGGATGGACAGGCTGGAAACGGTTTTGAACAGGGTTTGGAAATCTTTCGAAATGCCTGTCCCAGGAATTGCTATGATACCTGCTCCATCAAAACCTTCGTCAAAGACGGGGTGATCAAGTATATTGAGGGGGCCCCAGAATCCACATTCACTGATGGCGGACTGTGCGTGAAAGGCTACGCCTATACCCGAAGACCCTACAGCCCGGACCGGATCAAGTATCCCATGATCCAGGATCAGCGTGGTTCGGGCAATTGGCGGCGTATTTCCTGGGACCAGGCCATGGAGATCATCGCCAAAAAACTCATTGAAATAAACGAAAAAGACGGTTCCATGCTGGGGCTTGCTCTGGCTAAGTATTCAGGCAACTTCGGCATAACCAACTACGCTGTGGAAGGCATGATGACTTCCCTTGGCTATACCACCAGGCTCATCGGGACTCCGTGCTGGCCTGCAGGAATCGATGCCCAGAATTACGACCTGGGCGACATGTGGTGCAACGATCCCGAGGATATGGCCAACGCAAGATACCTTATACTCTGGGGGGCAAACCCGGCCTGGAATTCGGTCCACTCCATGAAATATATCTATGCTGCCCAGGAACGAGGAGCCAAAGTGGTCTGCATAGACCCGGTCCTGACCCAGACCGCGGTCAAGGCCGATGTTTACTGGGAGGTTGAGACTTCCATGGACGGCGCCCTGGCCCTGGGCATGGCCAGACACATCCTGGATCAAGGCCTGTATGACCGGGACTGGGTCAGGAACAACTCCATCGGATTTGATGAATTTGCAGATTACCTGCGCAATGAAATCACTGTGGACTGGGCAGCCCAGAAATCAGGCATCCCGGCAGAACAGATTAAAAATGTGGCTGAAGAATTTGCAACTGCCAAGCCTGCCTCCATATGGATTGGATACGGTCTGCAACGTCACGTCAACGGCGGGGCAACCGTCAGGTCCGTAGATGCCCTGGTGGCCATGACCGGCAATGTGGGCAAAAGCGGGGGCGGGGCAAGATACGGCCATCTCCGGACCTGGGGCTTTAACTACCATGCCCTGCTCCAGCCACGTCCCGAGGGGTCTGTGGGTTTTCTTGGCGCGGACGGACCCCTTGGAGATTTTGATTTTTCCGGGGACAAGGTGGATGAATACTCGGACAGGCCACTGAACATGAATAAAACCGCAGAAGAAATTCTTACCACTGACGAACCGCCTGTCAGGGTGCTCTGGGTATCCTGCAAAAATCCCCTGAGCCAGGACTTTGACCGCAACAAAATGGTGGAAGCCTTCAAAAAGCCCGAGCTGATCGTCTCGGTTGAGCAATTCTTTACGGAAACAGTTGAACTCTCAGATATTGTTCTGCCAGTCACCACCCTGTTTGAAGAGTGGACCGTAAATGCTTCCTACTGGCATTACTGGCTGTCCATTAATGAACAGGCCATCAAGCCCATGTATGAGACCAAGTCCAACACTGAGATCGCTGCAGCGCTCTCCAGAAAAATGAATGAACTCAAACCAGGATCATGCACCTACCCCACAGAAATTGATCCCAGGGAATGGATGATCAAGGAGTTCAACCAGGGTATTTATGACCTGTTCGGAATTGACTCATGGCAGGACCTCAAAAATGGTCCGGCCAAGGCGAAAATGCATCCAGCCTCGTGGCACGACCTCAAGTTCGGCACCCCCTCGGGAAAATACGAATTCAAGTCTGAACTGTGTGCAGAACACGGCCATCAGGCTCTGCCAAAATTCAAGGAAGGCAGGAAGCCTTATGACAAGTTGAGACTTCTGACACCGCATACCAAGTTTGGAATCCACTCCCAGTTCGTCAATCTGGACTGGATGGAAGAGTACAACCCCAAACCCTTCTGCTATTTAAACCCCATTGCTGCCGAATCAAGAGGAATCAAAGACGGTGACCAGGTAAAAGTCTTCAACAAAATTGGAGAAGTCCAGCTGGAAGTCAAACTCACGGATATTGTCCCTCCCGACGTTGTTATGATGTACACTGCCTGGTTCAGAAACAACCCTTACAATTGTCAGAACCTTGTGGATGATACATCATCAGATATGGGAGCCTACAAAACAGGAGCACCTGGCGTAGCTATTCATGGCCAGTTTGCCGACGTGGTCAAGGTCTAG
- a CDS encoding TorD/DmsD family molecular chaperone: protein MIHKKHFYLAATALRDFFIAQDAASIKHAAVMINESLSHDLAQVQNWRHVEYSFNQLFVGPKSLEAPPFASLYLEAEPVVMGRTTMLAREIYAAMGLASPWKNTIPEDHIGLELDAVIIMHKYKQETSPSQLAQLHDYFVREHMRSWIPLFCQRIKDSRTAHVLIKEIADVLLAWLDAEDIHWTTLDVREPSIAQLSDKPLAASQDSLP, encoded by the coding sequence ATGATCCATAAAAAGCACTTCTACTTGGCAGCAACGGCCTTAAGAGACTTTTTTATTGCCCAAGACGCAGCCTCAATAAAGCACGCTGCTGTCATGATTAATGAAAGCCTTTCTCATGATCTGGCCCAGGTCCAAAACTGGCGCCACGTCGAGTATTCCTTCAATCAGCTGTTTGTCGGTCCCAAATCTTTGGAGGCTCCGCCCTTTGCCTCGCTGTATCTGGAGGCCGAACCAGTGGTCATGGGCCGGACCACCATGCTGGCCAGGGAAATTTATGCGGCCATGGGGCTGGCATCTCCCTGGAAAAATACAATTCCGGAAGATCATATCGGCCTTGAGCTGGATGCTGTGATCATCATGCATAAATATAAACAGGAAACCAGCCCGTCACAGCTGGCCCAGTTGCACGATTACTTTGTCAGGGAACACATGCGATCCTGGATCCCTTTGTTTTGTCAACGGATAAAGGATTCCAGGACTGCCCACGTACTCATTAAAGAGATTGCAGACGTTCTTCTGGCCTGGCTTGATGCCGAAGATATCCACTGGACAACCCTGGATGTCCGGGAGCCAAGTATTGCTCAGTTATCAGACAAGCCTTTGGCAGCCAGTCAAGACTCTCTGCCATGA
- a CDS encoding LuxR C-terminal-related transcriptional regulator — protein sequence MSPKKTEQHELTKLLKELSGCVDTFLVNWTRSMKQAGYLEHTTAKVDDCALSFGWFMEPLHKNAHNLLEKSFSELLLDRNWAKKIVDTSRRHRVRGVTAEMFLGCFKTLVHSIEEMILESPARAQTRIKALQAVRIYADALETIIMGDWTSVSEQESRDNLEKTNRILTLEKNKFENILASISDLVIVIDQQGRVVEVNNAASEFLNPSLNVGSFVWDILDLEGESMAQVLRYYPLDHAHEISIGNIDLFFELKIIPLSEVSLASRGYILVLNNITPHVKQRSILEENVKKSTEELRREKAQVEEMVITLKNVMNTMEESRKEHLSKISANIDKILLPSLARIRNEQNAPVRESYIDLFEDQLFKLAEQTGRKSDPRLLKLTPAEMRICKFIQAGKSSKEIAEALNISVGTVNTHRKNIRKKIGLHGKNSNLFTYLQFSGHAPGPEDALNG from the coding sequence ATGTCTCCCAAGAAAACAGAGCAGCACGAACTGACAAAGCTGCTAAAAGAACTGTCAGGCTGTGTGGATACTTTCCTGGTCAACTGGACCCGCAGCATGAAACAGGCTGGCTATCTTGAGCATACCACCGCCAAAGTGGATGATTGCGCCTTATCCTTTGGCTGGTTTATGGAGCCGTTACATAAAAATGCCCACAACCTCCTGGAAAAATCCTTTTCAGAGCTGCTGCTGGACCGGAACTGGGCAAAAAAAATAGTGGATACATCCCGCCGTCACAGGGTCAGGGGGGTCACTGCTGAAATGTTTCTGGGCTGTTTTAAAACTCTGGTTCACTCAATAGAGGAAATGATTCTCGAATCTCCGGCCCGGGCACAAACCAGAATCAAGGCCCTCCAGGCAGTCAGGATCTATGCTGATGCCCTTGAAACCATCATTATGGGTGACTGGACCTCCGTTTCAGAGCAGGAATCCAGGGATAACCTGGAAAAGACCAATCGAATCCTGACCCTGGAAAAAAATAAATTTGAAAATATCCTGGCTTCAATTTCAGACCTGGTAATTGTCATTGACCAGCAAGGCAGGGTTGTTGAAGTCAACAATGCTGCTTCAGAATTTCTCAATCCTAGCTTGAATGTGGGCTCTTTTGTCTGGGACATCCTGGATCTGGAAGGGGAATCAATGGCCCAGGTGCTTCGCTACTATCCCCTGGATCACGCCCATGAAATATCCATCGGCAACATTGATCTTTTTTTTGAACTTAAAATAATCCCCCTCTCAGAAGTCAGCCTGGCGTCCCGTGGGTATATCCTGGTCCTGAACAACATCACACCCCATGTTAAGCAACGCTCCATACTTGAAGAAAACGTCAAAAAAAGCACTGAAGAACTGCGCCGGGAAAAGGCCCAGGTTGAGGAAATGGTCATTACCCTGAAGAATGTCATGAATACCATGGAGGAGTCCCGAAAGGAACATCTGTCTAAAATCTCAGCCAATATTGACAAAATCCTCCTGCCATCCCTGGCCAGGATCAGAAATGAACAAAATGCCCCGGTCCGGGAGAGCTATATCGATCTTTTTGAAGACCAGCTTTTCAAACTGGCTGAACAGACCGGACGAAAGAGCGACCCCCGCCTGCTCAAGCTTACTCCTGCAGAAATGAGGATCTGCAAATTTATCCAGGCAGGAAAGTCGAGTAAGGAAATCGCTGAAGCCCTGAATATTTCAGTTGGGACCGTCAACACCCACAGGAAAAATATAAGAAAAAAAATCGGTCTCCATGGCAAAAACTCCAACCTGTTCACCTACCTCCAGTTCTCCGGCCACGCCCCCGGCCCTGAAGATGCCCTCAATGGGTAG
- a CDS encoding DMT family transporter → MERFKGFFFILAAAALWGCIGPVAKAAFAQGLSPLEVAFWRAIIGWAFFLVHALVIRKMGIKKNDLPTIFIFAVICVTGFYGSYQLAVDLGGAAKASVLLYTAPAWVAVMAWLYLGEKITRQALAGVALCMAGVGLISASTGSITGHEFSWAGIIFGLLAGFTYALYYIFGKKLFTRYHPVTVFSWILILGAVCLIPFINLTIPAKTAWPALVFLGFMSTYLAYFVYARGLVRLKASQAAVIATMEPVVAALLAYLFWQENLGLWGYAGAVLVISGVITQAVQRR, encoded by the coding sequence ATGGAACGCTTCAAAGGGTTTTTCTTCATTCTGGCGGCTGCAGCCCTGTGGGGGTGCATCGGACCAGTGGCCAAGGCAGCCTTTGCCCAAGGGCTGTCCCCTCTGGAAGTAGCATTCTGGCGGGCGATCATTGGATGGGCCTTTTTCCTGGTCCATGCCCTGGTCATCAGAAAGATGGGGATCAAAAAAAACGATCTGCCGACCATCTTCATCTTTGCAGTGATCTGTGTCACTGGATTTTACGGCTCATACCAGCTGGCAGTAGATCTGGGCGGAGCTGCCAAAGCCTCGGTCCTTTTGTATACGGCTCCAGCCTGGGTAGCGGTCATGGCCTGGCTTTATCTGGGCGAAAAAATCACCAGACAGGCCCTGGCCGGGGTTGCTCTGTGTATGGCCGGAGTCGGGCTCATCTCTGCTTCCACGGGCAGCATTACCGGACATGAATTCTCCTGGGCCGGGATTATTTTTGGACTCCTGGCCGGGTTCACCTATGCCCTGTACTATATTTTCGGCAAGAAGCTCTTTACCAGGTACCATCCGGTGACTGTGTTCTCCTGGATACTCATCCTGGGCGCTGTCTGTCTCATTCCGTTTATAAACCTCACAATTCCCGCCAAAACCGCCTGGCCGGCCCTGGTCTTTCTGGGCTTTATGTCCACTTATCTGGCCTACTTCGTCTATGCCAGGGGACTGGTCAGGCTGAAAGCCTCCCAGGCCGCAGTCATCGCCACCATGGAGCCGGTGGTGGCGGCCCTCCTGGCCTATCTGTTCTGGCAGGAGAATCTGGGGTTGTGGGGGTATGCCGGTGCGGTCCTGGTCATCTCCGGGGTAATCACCCAGGCTGTACAGCGACGATGA
- the sfsA gene encoding DNA/RNA nuclease SfsA: MNPKKIMFPQNRALASFDKREKRFIIKARIGQDPILVHTNNSGSMLGLLRPGRQILVSKSDNPKRKLPYTLELVREDGFWVGVNTLTPNRMLKLAWEHSLIPELTGFKHYRSEAVAGQSRLDALLEGDSGRLWVEAKNVTLVEDQRACFPDAVSQRASKHMAELISLARAGHRIACFYLIQRPDCSCFGPADFIDPQFSRMFKKAADSGLEILAYKTDIDETGISLGQRLPISWT; encoded by the coding sequence TTGAACCCAAAAAAGATAATGTTTCCCCAGAACCGGGCCCTGGCCAGTTTCGATAAAAGGGAAAAAAGGTTCATTATCAAAGCCCGTATTGGCCAGGACCCCATCCTGGTTCACACCAACAATTCAGGCTCCATGCTGGGTCTTCTAAGACCAGGCAGGCAGATTCTTGTTTCCAAATCAGACAACCCAAAAAGAAAGCTGCCCTACACCCTGGAACTGGTCAGAGAGGATGGGTTCTGGGTTGGAGTGAACACCCTGACCCCCAACAGGATGCTCAAACTGGCCTGGGAACACAGCCTCATCCCTGAACTGACCGGATTTAAGCACTACAGGTCTGAAGCTGTGGCCGGGCAGAGCCGACTGGATGCCCTGCTGGAAGGGGATTCCGGAAGGCTCTGGGTGGAAGCCAAAAACGTCACTCTGGTGGAAGACCAGCGGGCCTGCTTTCCGGATGCTGTCAGTCAGAGGGCCTCCAAACACATGGCTGAGCTGATCAGCCTGGCCCGGGCTGGCCACAGGATTGCCTGTTTTTACCTGATCCAGAGACCGGACTGCAGCTGTTTCGGACCAGCAGACTTTATTGACCCCCAGTTCTCCCGCATGTTCAAAAAAGCCGCAGACAGCGGTCTGGAGATCCTGGCTTATAAAACAGACATCGATGAAACCGGCATCAGCCTGGGGCAGAGACTGCCCATATCCTGGACCTGA
- a CDS encoding sigma-54 interaction domain-containing protein: MYMDTSGIIGQSAALDDVFRVLAKVAPTDTTVLVTGESGTGKELLVRALHKNSPRASKPFVPINCGAIPKELLESELFGHEKGAFTHAVRSRPGRFELADGGTVFLDEIGEMDLSLQVKILRFIQEKEFERIGGSRSQKVNVRVIAATNRDLEKEVEAGNFREDLYYRLNVIPIVLPPLRTRGGDVLLLAEYFLKKFAQKNPGHLLKISARASELLMGYSWPGNVRELENFMERMTILCEGQEIMPEDLPDKILTAGGMEPADRSVMPRSFEWPGLRNMEEKKMSLKEFLDKIEENLLLEALKNAEGVKNQAAEILGIKRTTLIEKLKKKKIS, from the coding sequence CTGTACATGGACACATCAGGAATTATCGGACAAAGTGCAGCCCTGGACGATGTTTTCAGGGTCCTGGCCAAAGTGGCCCCCACCGACACAACAGTTCTGGTGACCGGAGAGTCGGGCACAGGCAAGGAGCTTTTGGTCAGGGCATTGCATAAAAACAGTCCCAGGGCAAGCAAGCCCTTTGTGCCCATTAATTGCGGGGCTATCCCCAAGGAGCTTCTGGAATCCGAGCTGTTCGGCCATGAAAAGGGAGCCTTTACCCATGCGGTCAGATCCAGGCCCGGCCGGTTTGAGCTGGCAGATGGAGGCACGGTTTTTCTTGACGAAATAGGGGAAATGGATCTGAGCCTGCAGGTCAAGATTTTAAGGTTCATCCAGGAAAAGGAATTCGAAAGAATCGGAGGATCAAGGTCTCAGAAGGTCAATGTACGGGTCATTGCTGCTACCAACAGGGACCTGGAAAAAGAGGTGGAAGCCGGAAATTTCAGGGAAGACCTGTACTACCGCCTGAATGTTATTCCTATAGTCCTGCCCCCTTTGCGGACCAGGGGCGGGGACGTGCTGCTTCTGGCCGAGTATTTTCTGAAAAAGTTTGCCCAGAAAAATCCAGGCCATCTGCTGAAGATATCTGCCAGGGCCAGTGAACTGCTTATGGGATATTCATGGCCGGGAAATGTCCGTGAACTGGAAAACTTCATGGAACGGATGACCATCCTTTGTGAAGGACAGGAAATCATGCCTGAAGACCTGCCGGACAAGATCCTGACTGCCGGCGGCATGGAACCGGCAGACCGCTCTGTAATGCCCAGAAGCTTTGAATGGCCGGGTCTGAGGAATATGGAAGAAAAGAAAATGAGTCTCAAGGAATTTTTGGATAAGATTGAGGAAAACCTTCTGCTGGAGGCTCTAAAAAACGCCGAAGGAGTAAAAAACCAGGCTGCAGAAATTCTGGGTATCAAACGGACCACCCTGATTGAAAAATTGAAAAAGAAAAAGATCTCCTGA